In Cervus elaphus chromosome 24, mCerEla1.1, whole genome shotgun sequence, a single genomic region encodes these proteins:
- the PLXND1 gene encoding plexin-D1, protein MARSAAGGAPLSARAAAASPLPPRPPFRAPQCPPPPPPLLWLLLLLGAARIGALEIQRRFPSPTPTNNFALDGAAGTVYLAAVNRLYQLSGANLSLEAEAAVGPVADSPLCHAPQLPQASCEHPRRLTDNYNKILQLDPGQGLVVVCGSIYQGFCQLRRRGNISAVAVPFPPAAPPAAPVTVFPSMLNVAANHPNASTVGLLLPPAAGAGGSRLLVGATYTGYGSAFFPRNRSLEDHRFENTPEIAIRSLDARGDLAKLFTFDLNPSDDNILKIKQGAKEQHKLGFVRAFLHPPDPRPGAQTYAYLALNSEARAGDKESQARSLLARICLPRGAGGDAKKLTESYIQLGLQCAGGAGRGDLYSRLLSVFPTRELLFAVFERPQGTPAARAAPAALCAFRFADVQAAIRAARNACFVDPAPDVVAVLDSVVQGTGPACERKRNIQLQPEQLDCGAAHLQHPLSVLQPLKALPVFRAPGLSSVAVAGVGNYTVVFLGTVSGRLLKINLNESMQVVSRKVVTVAYGEPVHHVMQFDPADPGYLYLMTSHQMARVKVAACAAHTTCGDCVGAADAYCGWCALETRCTLQQDCANSSQPHFWTSASEGPGRCPAMTVLPAEINVHQEYPGMILQISGSLPSLSGMEMACDYGHGIRTVARVPGPAFGHQIAYCNLLPKDQFPPFPPHQDHVTVEMSVRVHGQNIVRANFTIYDCGRVGQVYPHTACTSCLSAQWPCFWCTQQHACVSNQSRCEASPNPTSPQDCPQILPSSLAPMPTGGSQSIPVHLANAAFFQGAALECSFGPEETFEAVWVNESAVRCNHVVLHTTQKSQVFPLSLQLKGRPARFLDSPDPMTVEVYNCAVGSPDCSQCLGREDLGHLCVWSDGCRPRGTLQPPPGTCPAPEIRAIEPLSGPLDGGTRLTIRGRNLGRRFSDVAQGVWIGSVACEPLANRYTVSEEIVCATGPAPEAFSDVVTVNASKEGRSRERFSYVLPLVHSLEPTMGPKAGGTRITIHGSDLHVGSELQVLVNNTEPCTELLRSDASIACTVPGGALPAMVPVCVRFEQRGCVRGGLSFQYMPNPVITAISPHRSHVSGGRTITVAGERFHMVQKVSMAVHHIGREPTLCKVLNSTRITCPSPGALSNASAPVDFFLNGRVYADEAAVAEELLEPEEAQRGSQFRLDYLPDPQFSTAKREKWIKHHPGEPLTLVIHKEQDGLGLESHEYRVKIGQVACDIQIVSERVIHCSVNESLGTAEGQLPITIQVGNFNQTIATLQLGGSETAIIVSIVICSVLLLLSVVALFVFCTKSRRAERYWQKTLLQMEEMESQIREEIRKGFAELQTDMTDLTKELNRSQGIPFLEYKHFVTRTFFPKCSSLYEERYVLPSQTLNSQGSSPVQETHPLLGEWKIPESCRPNMEEGISLFSSLLNNKHFLIVFVHALEQQKDFAVRDRCSLASLLTIALHGKLEYYTGIMKELLVDLIDASAAKNPKLMLRRTESVVEKMLTNWMSICMYSCLRETVGEPFFLLLCAIKQQINKGSIDAITGKARYTLNEEWLLRENIEAKPRNLNVSFQGCGMDSLSVRAMDTDTLTQVKEKILEAFCKNVPYSQWPRAEDVDLEWFASSTQSYILRDLDDTSVVEDGRKKLNTLAHYKIPEGASLAMSLTDKKDNTLGRVKDLDTEKYFHLVLPTDELAEPKKSHRQSHRKKVLPEIYLTRLLSTKGTLQKFLDDLFKAILSIREDKPPLAVKYFFDFLEEQAEKRGISDPDTLHIWKTNSLPLRFWVNILKNPQFVFDIEKTDHIDACLSVIAQAFIDACSISDLQLGKDSPTNKLLYAKEIPEYRKIVQRYYKQIHDMTPLSEQEMNAHLAEESRKYQNEFNTNVAMAEIYKYAKRYRPQIMSALEANPTARRTQLQHKFEQVVALMEDNIYECYSEA, encoded by the exons ATGGCTCGTAGCGCGGCGGGCGGCGCACCCCTTAGCGCCCGGGCCGCCGCGGCCAGCCCCCTGCCGCCGCGCCCGCCATTCCGGGCCCCGCAgtgcccgccgccgccgccgccgctgctttggctgctgctgctcctgggggCGGCGCGGATCGGCGCCCTGGAGATCCAGCGCCGGTTCCCCTCGCCCACGCCCACCAACAACTTCGCCCTGGACGGCGCGGCGGGGACCGTGTACTTGGCGGCCGTCAACCGCCTCTACCAGCTGTCGGGCGCCAACCTGAGCCTGGAAGCCGAGGCGGCCGTGGGCCCGGTGGCCGACAGCCCGCTGTGTCACGCCCCGCAGCTCCCGCAGGCCTCGTGTGAGCACCCGCGGCGCCTCACCGACAACTACAACAAGATCCTGCAGCTGGACCCGGGCCAGGGCCTGGTGGTCGTGTGCGGCTCCATCTACCAGGGCTTCTGCCAGCTGCGGCGGCGAGGCAACATCTCGGCGGTGGCCGTGCCCTTCCCGCCCGCCGCGCCGCCCGCCGCGCCCGTCACGGTGTTCCCCAGCATGCTGAACGTGGCGGCCAACCACCCCAACGCGTCCACCGTGGGGCTGCTCCTGCCGCCGGCCGCCGGCGCCGGGGGCAGCCGCCTGCTCGTGGGCGCCACGTACACGGGCTACGGCAGCGCCTTCTTCCCGCGCAACCGCAGCCTGGAGGACCACCGCTTCGAGAACACGCCCGAGATCGCCATCCGCTCCCTGGACGCGCGCGGCGACTTGGCCAAGCTCTTCACCTTCGACCTCAACCCCTCCGACGACAACATTCTCAAGATCAAGCAGGGCGCCAAGGAGCAGCACAAGCTGGGCTTCGTCCGCGCCTTCCTGCACCCCCCCGACCCGCGACCCGGCGCGCAGACCTACGCGTACCTGGCGCTCAACAGCGAGGCGCGCGCGGGCGACAAGGAGAGCCAGGCGCGGAGCCTGCTGGCGCGCATCTGCCTGCCCCGCGGCGCCGGCGGCGACGCCAAGAAGCTCACGGAGTCCTACATCCAGCTGGGCTTGCAGTGCGCGGGAGGCGCGGGCCGCGGCGACCTCTACAGCCGCCTGCTGTCCGTCTTCCCCACGCGCGAGCTGCTCTTCGCGGTCTTCGAGCGGCCGCAGGGGACCCCGGCGGCCCGCGCCGCTCCCGCCGCGCTCTGCGCCTTCCGCTTCGCCGACGTGCAAGCCGCGATCCGCGCCGCGCGCAACGCCTGCTTCGTGGATCCTGCGCCCGACGTGGTGGCGGTGCTCGACAGCGTGGTGCAGGGCACCGGGCCGGCCTGCGAGCGCAAGCGCAACATCCAG CTGCAGCCGGAGCAGCTGGACTGTGGGGCCGCCCACCTGCAGCACCCGCTGTCCGTCCTGCAGCCCCTGAAGGCCTTGCCCGTGTTCCGAGCGCCGGGCCTCTCCTCCGTGGCCGTGGCCGGGGTGGGCAACTACACGGTGGTCTTCCTGGGCACGGTCAGCGGGCGGCTGCTGAAG aTCAACCTGAACGAGAGCATGCAGGTGGTGAGCCGGAAGGTGGTGACGGTGGCCTATGGGGAACCTGTGCACCACGTGATGCAGTTTGACCCCGCGGACCCGGGTTACCTGTATCTGATGACGTCCCACCAG ATGGCCAGGGTGAAGGTCGCCGCGTGCGCCGCGCACACCACCTGCGGGGACTGCGTGGGCGCGGCCGACGCCTACTGCGGCTGGTGCGCCCTGGAGACGCG GTGCACCCTGCAGCAGGACTGCGCCAACTCCAGCCAGCCGCACTTCTGGACCAGTGCCAGCGAGGGTCCCGGCCGCTGCCCCGCCATGACCGTCCTGCCGGCCGAGATCAACGTGCACCAGGAGTACCCG GGTATGATCCTGCAGATCTCGGGGAGCCTGCCCAGCCTCAGTGGCATGGAGATGGCCTGTGACTATGGCCACGGCATCCGCACAGTGGCTCGGGTCCCGGGCCCAGCCTTCGGCCACCAGATCGCCTACTGCAACCTCCTGCCCAAGGATCAGTTCCCGCCCTTCCCGCCCCACCAAG ACCACGTGACCGTCGAGATGTCGGTGAGGGTCCACGGGCAGAACATCGTCAGGGCCAACTTCACCATCTACGACTGCGGCCGGGTTGGGCAGGTGTACCCACACACAGC TTGCACCAGCTGCCTGTCAGCACAGTGGCCCTGTTTCTGGTGCACCCAGCAGCACGCCTGCGTCTCCAACCAGTCTCGGTGTGAAGCCTCACCAAATCCCACG AGCCCCCAGGACTGCCCACAGatcctgccctcctccctggcccccaTGCCCACGGGCGGCTCCCAGAGCATCCCGGTGCACTTGGCCAACGCCGCCTTCTTCCAG GGTGCAGCCCTGGAGTGTAGCTTCGGTCCGGAGGAGACCTTTGAAGCCGTGTGGGTGAATGAATCGGCCGTACGCTGCAATCACGTGGTG CTGCACACGACCCAGAAGAGCCAGGTATTTCCACTCAGCCTCCAACTAAAGGGGCGGCCGGCCCGGTTCCTGGACAGCCCTGACCCCATGACAG TGGAGGTCTACAACTGCGCCGTGGGCAGCCCCGACTGCTCCCAGTGCCTGGGCCGGGAGGATCTGGGCCACCTGTGTGTGTGGAGCGACGGCTGCCGCCCGCGGGGGACCCTGCAGCCCCCGCCTGGCACCTGCCCCGCCCCCGAGATCCGAGCG ATTGAGCCCCTGAGCGGCCCCTTGGACGGCGGGACCCGGCTGACCATccgcggcaggaacctgggccgGCGGTTCAGCGACGTGGCCCAAGGCGTGTGGATCGGCAGCGTGGCCTGTGAGCCGCTGGCCAACAGATACACGGTGTCAGAGGA GATCGTGTGCGCCACGGGCCCAGCCCCAGAGGCGTTCTCGGACGTGGTGACGGTGAACGCCTCCAAGGAGGGCAGGTCTCGGGAGCGCTTCTCCTACGTG CTGCCCCTGGTCCACTCCCTGGAGCCCACCATGGGCCCCAAAGCAGGGGGCACCAGGATCACCATCCACGGGAGCGACCTCCACGTGGGCTCCGAGCTCCAGGTCCTGGTGAATAACACGGAGCCCTGCACGGAGCTGCT GCGCTCGGACGCCAGCATCGCCTGCACGGTGCCAGGGGGCGCCCTGCCGGCCATGGTGCCCGTGTGCGTGCGCTTCGAGCAGCGGGGCTGCGTGCGCGGCGGCCTCAGCTTCCAGTACATGCCGAACCCGGTCATCACGGCCATCAGCCCCCACCGCAGCCACGTCAG TGGCGGCAGGACCATCACGGTGGCCGGCGAGCGCTTCCACATGGTGCAGAAGGTGTCCATGGCCGTGCACCACATCGGCCGCGAGCCCACG CTCTGCAAGGTCCTCAACTCCACCCGCATCACCTGCCCGTCGCCCGGGGCTCTGAGCAACGCCTCGGCCCCCGTGGACTTCTTCCTCAACGGCCGGGTCTACGCCGACGAGGCGGCGGTGGCCGAGGAGCTGCTGGAGCCCGAGGAGGCCCAGCGGGGCAGCCAGTTCCGCCTGGACTACCTCCCCGACCCGCAGTTCTCCACGGCCAAGCGGGAGAAGTGGATCAAACACCACCCCGGGGAGCCCCTCACGCTGGTGATCCAC AAGGAGCAGGACGGGCTGGGGCTCGAAAGCCACGAGTACCGCGTCAAGATCGGCCAGGTGGCCTGCGACATCCAGATCGTCTCCGAGAGAGTCATCCACTGCTCCGTCAACGAGTCCCTGGGCACGGCCGAGGGGCAGCTGCCCATCACA ATCCAAGTAGGGAACTTCAACCAGACCATCGCCACGCTGCAGCTGGGGGGTAGCGAGACCGCCATCATCGTGTCCATCGTCATCTGCAGCgtcctgctgctgctgtctgTGGTCG CCCTGTTCGTCTTCTGCACCAAGAGCCGCCGCGCCGAGCGCTACTGGCAGAAGACGCTGCTGCAGATGGAGGAGATGGAGTCCCAGATCCGGGAGGAAATCCGTAAAG gcttcgcAGAGCTGCAGACGGACATGACAGACCTGACCAAGGAGCTGAACCGCAGCCAGGGCATCCCCTTCCTGGAGTACAAGCACTTCGTGACCCGCACCTTCTTCCCCAAG TGCTCCTCCCTCTACGAAGAGCGTTACGTGCTCCCCTCCCAGACCCTCAACTCCCAGGGCAGCTCCCCGGTGCAGGAGACCCACCCGCTGCTGGGAGAGTGGAAG ATCCCCGAGAGCTGCCGGCCCAACATGGAAGAGGGCATCAGTCTGTTCTCCTCGCTGCTCAACAACAAGCACTTCCTCATCGTCTTCGTCCACGCGCTGGAGCAACAGAAAGACTTCGCGGTGCGGGACAG GTGCAGCCTGGCCTCCCTGCTGACCATCGCGCTCCACGGCAAGCTCGAGTACTACACGGGCATCATGAAGGAGCTGCTGGTGGACCTCATCGACGCCTCGGCCGCCAAGAACCCCAAGCTGATGCTGCGCCGCACGGAGTCCGTGGTTGAGAAGATGCTCACCAACTGGATGTCCATCTGCATGTACAGCTGCCTGCGG gagacagtgggggAGCCCTTCTTCCTGCTCCTGTGCGCCATCAAGCAGCAGATCAACAAGGGCTCCATCGATGCCATCACGGGCAAGGCCCGCTACACGCTCAACGAGGAGTGGCTGCTGCGAGAAAACATCGAGGCCAAGCCCCGG AACCTGAACGTGTCCTTCCAGGGCTGCGGCATGGACTCGCTGAGCGTGCGCGCCATGGACACAGACACGCTGACGCAGGTGAAGGAGAAGATTCTGGAAGCCTTCTGCAAGAACGTGCCCTACTCCCAGTGGCCGCGCGCTGAGGACGTGGACCTAG agTGGTTCGCCTCAAGCACACAGAGCTACATCCTGAGGGACCTGGACGACACCTCGGTGGTGGAGGACGGCCGCAAGAAGCTCAACACGCTGGCCCACTACAAG ATCCCCGAAGGCGCCTCCCTGGCCATGAGCCTCACGGACAAGAAGGACAACACCCTGGGCCGAG TGAAAGACTTGGACACAGAGAAGTATTTCCACTTG GTCCTGCCCACGGACGAGCTGGCGGAGCCCAAGAAGTCCCACCGGCAGAGCCACCGCAAGAAGGTGCTCCCGGAGATCTACCTGACCCGCCTGCTCTCCACCAAG GGCACGCTGCAGAAGTTTCTGGATGACCTGTTCAAGGCCATCCTGAGCATCCGGGAAGACAAGCCCCCACTGGCCGTCAAGTACTTCTTTGACTTCCTAGAAGAGCAAGCGGAGAAGAGGGGCATCTCAGACCCCGACACGCTCCACATCTGGAAGACCAACAG CCTTCCTCTGCGCTTCTGGGTGAACATCCTGAAAAACCCGCAGTTTGTCTTTGACATCGAGAAGACGGACCACATTGACGCCTGCCTCTCGGTCATCGCTCAGGCCTTCATCGACGCCTGCTCCATCTCCGACCTGCAGCTGGGCAAG